A window of the Myxococcales bacterium genome harbors these coding sequences:
- a CDS encoding methyltransferase — translation MGPDVAGRAARAADLAHLGARLRAALTPRAVTTCLGVSAITGVPLARAAMPTPCPPAAAPIWLWCAGCPAPAAALARALGDTAVATAIAADLAARDGDQLRPRVRLAPVGAGLVVCDLADRADDDAVPWPDDSTLHLASCLPRILPGPWLDVGAGPAALALAAGPSRARVRATDVNVAALALATRGLALAGRDDVEVAEAELVTGADAGWRLITMNAPIPVAAGLAAAGSRWHHSVDDLVPRLWRTAAALLDGDGELLVHGVDDDDDAWAPPPAAGGTVTIARYGPVARRGFAVTRWRPHGPALRRRGRVALGPGRPYVLRADLDAIEGGGDPHADRDLR, via the coding sequence GTGGGCCCTGACGTCGCGGGTCGCGCCGCGCGCGCGGCCGACCTGGCGCACCTGGGCGCGCGCCTGCGCGCGGCCCTGACGCCGCGCGCGGTCACGACCTGCCTCGGCGTCAGCGCGATCACCGGCGTGCCGCTCGCCCGGGCGGCGATGCCGACGCCGTGCCCGCCCGCGGCGGCGCCGATCTGGCTGTGGTGCGCGGGCTGCCCGGCGCCGGCCGCGGCGCTGGCGCGGGCGCTGGGCGACACCGCCGTGGCGACCGCGATCGCGGCCGACCTGGCCGCGCGCGACGGAGATCAGCTGCGCCCGCGGGTGCGCCTGGCGCCGGTCGGCGCGGGCCTGGTGGTGTGCGACCTGGCCGACCGCGCCGACGACGACGCGGTGCCGTGGCCCGACGACTCGACGCTGCACCTGGCGAGCTGTCTGCCGCGGATCCTGCCGGGGCCGTGGCTCGACGTCGGCGCCGGCCCGGCCGCGCTGGCCCTGGCGGCCGGGCCGAGCCGCGCGCGCGTGCGCGCCACCGACGTCAACGTCGCCGCCCTGGCCCTCGCGACCCGGGGGCTGGCGCTGGCCGGCCGCGACGACGTCGAGGTCGCCGAGGCCGAGCTGGTCACCGGCGCCGACGCCGGCTGGCGGCTGATCACGATGAACGCGCCGATCCCCGTCGCGGCGGGCCTGGCGGCGGCCGGGTCGCGCTGGCACCACAGCGTCGATGATCTGGTGCCGCGGCTGTGGCGCACCGCCGCCGCGCTGCTCGACGGCGACGGCGAGCTCCTGGTCCACGGCGTCGATGACGACGACGACGCCTGGGCGCCGCCGCCGGCCGCCGGTGGCACGGTCACGATCGCGCGCTACGGCCCGGTCGCCCGCCGCGGGTTCGCCGTGACGCGCTGGCGTCCGCACGGCCCGGCCCTGCGTCGGCGCGGCCGGGTCGCGCTCGGGCCCGGCCGGCCGTACGTGCTCCGCGCCGACCTCGATGCGATCGAGGGCGGCGGCGATCCGCACGCGGACCGCGACCTGCGGTAG
- a CDS encoding cytochrome c3 family protein translates to MGTWRALAAIAVAIATLACTRTAPPPLPAPTAEPDRFPHPAHATLTCTPCHDQAAAVAGAVRVPGSDDHAACDAAACHGPAFMAPPDALCRVCHVAVDPTRTGASPLRPYPAVDGLRSLPSRFSHAVHLDNATIEDAVGFNVACTDCHEVDADGRPATAGHRACARCHADEVGLVDAPAMSTCAACHLTGVAARTPRRMIVRDVRFDHGRHRADARGAVISCSTCHRDSRTADRDGRLPKPVLAACVACHDDPARVPITKRMRVCETCHASIALTFGALAPRSHLPDTERPVDHTLAFRRDHAAEAADGRRCAGCHTMMSGAREASCDECHQVMRPSDHNLTWRELDHGAPAIADRDRCATCHVADACSACHQQRPRSHGPFGTFGSGDHGDLARQNPATCITCHDIAADCQPCHSGAR, encoded by the coding sequence ATGGGCACCTGGCGCGCGCTCGCGGCGATCGCCGTCGCCATCGCGACGCTGGCGTGCACGCGTACGGCGCCGCCGCCGCTGCCGGCGCCGACCGCCGAGCCCGATCGCTTCCCGCACCCGGCCCACGCCACGCTGACCTGCACGCCGTGCCACGATCAGGCGGCCGCGGTCGCGGGCGCCGTGCGGGTGCCGGGCTCCGACGACCACGCCGCCTGCGACGCCGCCGCGTGCCACGGCCCGGCCTTCATGGCGCCGCCGGACGCGCTGTGCCGGGTCTGCCACGTCGCGGTCGACCCGACCCGCACCGGGGCCTCGCCGCTGCGCCCGTACCCGGCGGTCGACGGCCTGCGGTCGCTGCCGTCGCGGTTCTCGCACGCGGTCCACCTCGACAACGCCACGATCGAGGACGCGGTCGGCTTCAACGTCGCGTGCACCGACTGTCACGAGGTCGACGCCGACGGCCGCCCGGCCACCGCCGGGCACCGCGCGTGCGCGCGCTGCCACGCCGACGAGGTCGGCCTGGTCGACGCGCCGGCGATGTCGACCTGCGCCGCCTGCCACCTCACCGGCGTCGCCGCGCGCACGCCCCGGCGCATGATCGTGCGCGACGTGCGCTTCGATCACGGCCGCCACCGCGCCGACGCGCGCGGCGCGGTGATCTCCTGCTCGACCTGCCACCGCGACAGCCGCACCGCCGACCGCGACGGCCGGCTCCCCAAGCCGGTGCTGGCGGCGTGCGTGGCCTGCCACGACGACCCGGCCCGGGTGCCGATCACCAAGCGCATGCGGGTGTGCGAGACCTGCCACGCGTCGATCGCGCTGACCTTCGGCGCGCTCGCGCCGCGATCCCACCTGCCCGACACCGAGCGGCCCGTCGACCACACGCTCGCGTTCCGGCGCGATCACGCGGCCGAGGCCGCCGATGGGCGGCGCTGCGCCGGCTGTCACACGATGATGTCGGGCGCGCGCGAGGCCTCGTGCGACGAGTGCCACCAGGTCATGCGCCCCAGCGATCACAACCTGACCTGGCGCGAGCTCGATCACGGCGCGCCGGCGATCGCCGATCGCGACCGCTGCGCCACCTGCCACGTCGCCGACGCGTGCAGCGCGTGCCACCAGCAGCGCCCGCGCTCGCACGGCCCCTTCGGCACCTTCGGCAGCGGCGACCACGGCGATCTGGCCCGGCAGAACCCGGCCACGTGCATCACCTGCCACGACATCGCCGCCGACTGCCAGCCCTGCCACAGCGGTGCTCGGTGA